One window from the genome of Maylandia zebra isolate NMK-2024a linkage group LG18, Mzebra_GT3a, whole genome shotgun sequence encodes:
- the LOC101481758 gene encoding serine/threonine-protein kinase MAK isoform X3 → MKRKFYSWDECLNLREVKSLKKLNHANVVKLKEVIRENDYLYFVFEYMKENLYQLMKEREDQMFSENEIRNILFQVLSGLAFVHKHGYFHRDLKPENILCMGPELVKIADFGLAREIRSQPPYTDYVSTRWYRAPEVLLRSNSYSSPIDIWAVGCIMAELYTLTPLFPGNSEVDEILKICQVLGTLKKLDWPEGFNLAASMNFRFPKCAPTSLRSLIPNASDDAITLMKDMLQWDPEKRPSASQALRYPYFYVGQTLGAPLKHSEQQAQKKISETAADLKPLSLCKPHLDPCELVTTHAEPQTCSQSLHQPIQQIPLPQEDIEKSTLQPVCPSTLTEGQQEPLSLVKRRPPEHCQPVNITERGAENRHARPARRRWGQTSFRSVDSWDDSDDKDTGVSISKKPTITSLRNSCRFSESKNNRGSKLPSNNGLSRDDSNTMSAKQHYLHQSRYMPGINPKSTSSVRGQVSSRKLGVSSCLSRGHGLEIPLRRDVGLPKIPDKTPLKEKTSEDLDLLKDSFVSSSNTKTFMTPLQKTETGAARQRVILAPIGDASAVDLSSAADLRVEPQTKPLKSKTLNKLAPSNEEYEGWKSRKLNSQVFGFITSTPAKTSLSRSSNSQPVTGRVDWTAKYSGRR, encoded by the exons ATGAAGAGGAAGTTTTATTCCTGGGACGAATGCTTAAACCTAAGAGAAGTGAAG TCACTGAAGAAGCTGAACCATGCCAATGTGGTGAAACTGAAGGAAGTCATCAGAGAAAATGACTACCTCTACTTTGTCTTTGAGTATATGAAAGAAAACCTCTATCAGCTCATGAAAGAACG AGAagatcagatgttttcagaaaaTGAGATAAGGAACATTTTGTTCCAGGTATTATCTGGCTTAGCATTTGTGCATAAGCACG GGTATTTCCATCGTGATCTGAAGCCGGAGAACATACTGTGCATGGGCCCGGAGCTCGTGAAGATCGCAGATTTTGGCCTAGCAAGAGAAATCCGCTCGCAACCACCTTACACAGATTATGTGTCCACAAGATG GTACCGGGCCCCTGAGGTTCTGCTCAGGTCCAACTCTTACAGCTCTCCCATCGACATCTGGGCAGTGGGCTGCATCATGGCAGAGCTGTACACCCTGACACCTTTGTTCCCAGGAAACAGCGAGGTGGACGAGATCTTAAAAATCTGTCAGGTGCTGGGAACGCTGAAGAAG TTGGACTGGCCTGAGGGCTTCAACCTCGCAGCCTCAATGAACTTCCGCTTCCCGAAGTGCGCTCCCACCAGCCTCAGGTCCCTGATTCCCAACGCCAGTGATGACGCGATCACGCTGATGAAAGACATGCTGCAGTGGGACCCTGAGAAAAGACCGAGTGCTTCTCAG GCTTTGAGGTATCCATACTTCTATGTAGGACAGACACTTGGTGCCCCACTAAAGCACTCAGAACAGCAGGCCCAGAAGAAGATTTCTGAGACAGCTGCAGATCTGAAGCCTCTGTCCCTCTGTAAGCCTCATCTGGACCCCTGCGAGCTTGTCACGACCCACGCTGAGCCTCAGACCTGCAGCCAGTCTCTCCATCAGCCTATCCAGCAGATTCCTCTTCCTCAGGAGGATATAGAGAAGAGCACACTTCAACCAGTGTGTCccagcacactgacagaggggCAGCAGGAGCCTCTCAGTCTGGTGAAAAGAAGACCACCAGAGCACTGTCAGCCTGTAAACATCACTGAG CGAGGAGCCGAGAATAGACATGCCCGGCCTGCACGACGGCGGTGGGGCCAAACATCTTTCAGGTCGGTGGACAGTTGGGACGACAGTGACGATAAAGACACCGGCGTTTCCATCTCCAAAAAACCCACCATCACTTCTCTGAGGAACAGCTGTCG ATTTTCAGAGTCAAAGAACAACAGAGGATCAAAACTGCCAAGCAACAACGGACTGAGCCGAGATGACTCCAACACCATGTCAGCCAAGCAGCACTACCTCCACCAGTCCAGATATATGCCTG GCATAAATCCAAAAAGCACCTCCTCAGTAAGAGGCCAAGTGTCCAGCAGAAAGCTGGGAGTGTCCTCGTGTTTATCCAGAGGACACGGCCTGGAGATCCCTCTCAGGAGAG ATGTTGGTCTTCCTAAAATACCAGATAAGACGCCTCTAAAAGAAAAGACCTCAGAGGATCTTGATCTTTTGAAAG ATTCCTTTGTGAGCAGCTCCAACACCAAGACGTTCATGACACCTTTACAAAAAACCGAAACAGGAGCAGCCCGACAGAGGGTTATACTGGCACCCATAGGAGACGCCTCTGCTG TCGATCTGTCGTCTGCTGCTGATCTGAGAGTGGAGCCGCAAACCAAACCATTGAAAAGCAAAACCTTAAACAAGCTGGCACCCTCAAATGAAG AGTATGAAGGATGGAAAAGCAGGAAACTGAATTCTCAGGTCTTTGGATTCATCACCAGCACTCCAGCGAAGACCAGCCTCTCCAGGAGCTCAAACTCTCAGCCAGTGACCGGACGAGTAGACTGGACCGCCAAATACAGCGGCCGCCGGTAG
- the tmem14cb gene encoding transmembrane protein 14C, with protein sequence MLMAVDWIGFSYAALVSAGGVVGYVKAGSVTSLVAGLLFGVLAAVGAYLTSKNPRNVWLSAGTAGTLCVVMGLRFLGSWKFMPAGLMTLLSLLVLMKTFARMGKTQSHKS encoded by the exons ATGCTCATGGCTGTCGACTGGATTGGGTTCAGCTATGCTGCTCTGGTGTCGGCAGGAGGGGTCGTAGGTTATGTGAAAGCAG GCAGTGTCACCTCTCTGGTCGCAGGGCTGCTGTTTGGCGTGCTGGCTGCGGTCGGCGCTTATCTGACATCTAAAAACCCCAGGAATGTGTGGCTTTCAGCCG GCACTGCAGGAACTCTCTGTGTGGTGATGGGACTGAGATTTCTCGGCTCCTGGAAGTTCATGCCAGCTGGTTTGATGACTTTATTGAG tttgctgGTATTGATGAAGACCTTCGCCAGAATGGGAAAGACACAATCACACAAATCTTGA
- the LOC101481758 gene encoding serine/threonine-protein kinase MAK isoform X1, translating to MTSVWDCQGSSLKESQGSVWMINRYTTLKQLGDGTYGSVLLGKSNETGELVAIKRMKRKFYSWDECLNLREVKSLKKLNHANVVKLKEVIRENDYLYFVFEYMKENLYQLMKEREDQMFSENEIRNILFQVLSGLAFVHKHGYFHRDLKPENILCMGPELVKIADFGLAREIRSQPPYTDYVSTRWYRAPEVLLRSNSYSSPIDIWAVGCIMAELYTLTPLFPGNSEVDEILKICQVLGTLKKLDWPEGFNLAASMNFRFPKCAPTSLRSLIPNASDDAITLMKDMLQWDPEKRPSASQALRYPYFYVGQTLGAPLKHSEQQAQKKISETAADLKPLSLCKPHLDPCELVTTHAEPQTCSQSLHQPIQQIPLPQEDIEKSTLQPVCPSTLTEGQQEPLSLVKRRPPEHCQPVNITERGAENRHARPARRRWGQTSFRSVDSWDDSDDKDTGVSISKKPTITSLRNSCRFSESKNNRGSKLPSNNGLSRDDSNTMSAKQHYLHQSRYMPGINPKSTSSVRGQVSSRKLGVSSCLSRGHGLEIPLRRDVGLPKIPDKTPLKEKTSEDLDLLKDSFVSSSNTKTFMTPLQKTETGAARQRVILAPIGDASAVDLSSAADLRVEPQTKPLKSKTLNKLAPSNEEYEGWKSRKLNSQVFGFITSTPAKTSLSRSSNSQPVTGRVDWTAKYSGRR from the exons atgaCCAGCGTCTGGGATTGTCAGGGTTCCTCACTGAAGGAGAGCCAGGGCTCTGTGTGGATGATTAACCGCTACACCACACTCAAGCAGCTCGGGGACGGCACGTATGGCAGTGTGCTCCTGGGCAAGAGCAATGAGACTGGTGAGCTGGTGGCCATAAAGAG GATGAAGAGGAAGTTTTATTCCTGGGACGAATGCTTAAACCTAAGAGAAGTGAAG TCACTGAAGAAGCTGAACCATGCCAATGTGGTGAAACTGAAGGAAGTCATCAGAGAAAATGACTACCTCTACTTTGTCTTTGAGTATATGAAAGAAAACCTCTATCAGCTCATGAAAGAACG AGAagatcagatgttttcagaaaaTGAGATAAGGAACATTTTGTTCCAGGTATTATCTGGCTTAGCATTTGTGCATAAGCACG GGTATTTCCATCGTGATCTGAAGCCGGAGAACATACTGTGCATGGGCCCGGAGCTCGTGAAGATCGCAGATTTTGGCCTAGCAAGAGAAATCCGCTCGCAACCACCTTACACAGATTATGTGTCCACAAGATG GTACCGGGCCCCTGAGGTTCTGCTCAGGTCCAACTCTTACAGCTCTCCCATCGACATCTGGGCAGTGGGCTGCATCATGGCAGAGCTGTACACCCTGACACCTTTGTTCCCAGGAAACAGCGAGGTGGACGAGATCTTAAAAATCTGTCAGGTGCTGGGAACGCTGAAGAAG TTGGACTGGCCTGAGGGCTTCAACCTCGCAGCCTCAATGAACTTCCGCTTCCCGAAGTGCGCTCCCACCAGCCTCAGGTCCCTGATTCCCAACGCCAGTGATGACGCGATCACGCTGATGAAAGACATGCTGCAGTGGGACCCTGAGAAAAGACCGAGTGCTTCTCAG GCTTTGAGGTATCCATACTTCTATGTAGGACAGACACTTGGTGCCCCACTAAAGCACTCAGAACAGCAGGCCCAGAAGAAGATTTCTGAGACAGCTGCAGATCTGAAGCCTCTGTCCCTCTGTAAGCCTCATCTGGACCCCTGCGAGCTTGTCACGACCCACGCTGAGCCTCAGACCTGCAGCCAGTCTCTCCATCAGCCTATCCAGCAGATTCCTCTTCCTCAGGAGGATATAGAGAAGAGCACACTTCAACCAGTGTGTCccagcacactgacagaggggCAGCAGGAGCCTCTCAGTCTGGTGAAAAGAAGACCACCAGAGCACTGTCAGCCTGTAAACATCACTGAG CGAGGAGCCGAGAATAGACATGCCCGGCCTGCACGACGGCGGTGGGGCCAAACATCTTTCAGGTCGGTGGACAGTTGGGACGACAGTGACGATAAAGACACCGGCGTTTCCATCTCCAAAAAACCCACCATCACTTCTCTGAGGAACAGCTGTCG ATTTTCAGAGTCAAAGAACAACAGAGGATCAAAACTGCCAAGCAACAACGGACTGAGCCGAGATGACTCCAACACCATGTCAGCCAAGCAGCACTACCTCCACCAGTCCAGATATATGCCTG GCATAAATCCAAAAAGCACCTCCTCAGTAAGAGGCCAAGTGTCCAGCAGAAAGCTGGGAGTGTCCTCGTGTTTATCCAGAGGACACGGCCTGGAGATCCCTCTCAGGAGAG ATGTTGGTCTTCCTAAAATACCAGATAAGACGCCTCTAAAAGAAAAGACCTCAGAGGATCTTGATCTTTTGAAAG ATTCCTTTGTGAGCAGCTCCAACACCAAGACGTTCATGACACCTTTACAAAAAACCGAAACAGGAGCAGCCCGACAGAGGGTTATACTGGCACCCATAGGAGACGCCTCTGCTG TCGATCTGTCGTCTGCTGCTGATCTGAGAGTGGAGCCGCAAACCAAACCATTGAAAAGCAAAACCTTAAACAAGCTGGCACCCTCAAATGAAG AGTATGAAGGATGGAAAAGCAGGAAACTGAATTCTCAGGTCTTTGGATTCATCACCAGCACTCCAGCGAAGACCAGCCTCTCCAGGAGCTCAAACTCTCAGCCAGTGACCGGACGAGTAGACTGGACCGCCAAATACAGCGGCCGCCGGTAG
- the LOC101481758 gene encoding serine/threonine-protein kinase MAK isoform X2 gives MTSVWDCQGSSLKESQGSVWMINRYTTLKQLGDGTYGSVLLGKSNETGELVAIKRMKRKFYSWDECLNLREVKSLKKLNHANVVKLKEVIRENDYLYFVFEYMKENLYQLMKEREDQMFSENEIRNILFQVLSGLAFVHKHGYFHRDLKPENILCMGPELVKIADFGLAREIRSQPPYTDYVSTRWYRAPEVLLRSNSYSSPIDIWAVGCIMAELYTLTPLFPGNSEVDEILKICQVLGTLKKLDWPEGFNLAASMNFRFPKCAPTSLRSLIPNASDDAITLMKDMLQWDPEKRPSASQALRYPYFYVGQTLGAPLKHSEQQAQKKISETAADLKPLSLCKPHLDPCELVTTHAEPQTCSQSLHQPIQQIPLPQEDIEKSTLQPVCPSTLTEGQQEPLSLVKRRPPEHCQPVNITERGAENRHARPARRRWGQTSFRSVDSWDDSDDKDTGVSISKKPTITSLRNSCRFSESKNNRGSKLPSNNGLSRDDSNTMSAKQHYLHQSRYMPGINPKSTSSVRGQVSSRKLGVSSCLSRGHGLEIPLRRDSFVSSSNTKTFMTPLQKTETGAARQRVILAPIGDASAVDLSSAADLRVEPQTKPLKSKTLNKLAPSNEEYEGWKSRKLNSQVFGFITSTPAKTSLSRSSNSQPVTGRVDWTAKYSGRR, from the exons atgaCCAGCGTCTGGGATTGTCAGGGTTCCTCACTGAAGGAGAGCCAGGGCTCTGTGTGGATGATTAACCGCTACACCACACTCAAGCAGCTCGGGGACGGCACGTATGGCAGTGTGCTCCTGGGCAAGAGCAATGAGACTGGTGAGCTGGTGGCCATAAAGAG GATGAAGAGGAAGTTTTATTCCTGGGACGAATGCTTAAACCTAAGAGAAGTGAAG TCACTGAAGAAGCTGAACCATGCCAATGTGGTGAAACTGAAGGAAGTCATCAGAGAAAATGACTACCTCTACTTTGTCTTTGAGTATATGAAAGAAAACCTCTATCAGCTCATGAAAGAACG AGAagatcagatgttttcagaaaaTGAGATAAGGAACATTTTGTTCCAGGTATTATCTGGCTTAGCATTTGTGCATAAGCACG GGTATTTCCATCGTGATCTGAAGCCGGAGAACATACTGTGCATGGGCCCGGAGCTCGTGAAGATCGCAGATTTTGGCCTAGCAAGAGAAATCCGCTCGCAACCACCTTACACAGATTATGTGTCCACAAGATG GTACCGGGCCCCTGAGGTTCTGCTCAGGTCCAACTCTTACAGCTCTCCCATCGACATCTGGGCAGTGGGCTGCATCATGGCAGAGCTGTACACCCTGACACCTTTGTTCCCAGGAAACAGCGAGGTGGACGAGATCTTAAAAATCTGTCAGGTGCTGGGAACGCTGAAGAAG TTGGACTGGCCTGAGGGCTTCAACCTCGCAGCCTCAATGAACTTCCGCTTCCCGAAGTGCGCTCCCACCAGCCTCAGGTCCCTGATTCCCAACGCCAGTGATGACGCGATCACGCTGATGAAAGACATGCTGCAGTGGGACCCTGAGAAAAGACCGAGTGCTTCTCAG GCTTTGAGGTATCCATACTTCTATGTAGGACAGACACTTGGTGCCCCACTAAAGCACTCAGAACAGCAGGCCCAGAAGAAGATTTCTGAGACAGCTGCAGATCTGAAGCCTCTGTCCCTCTGTAAGCCTCATCTGGACCCCTGCGAGCTTGTCACGACCCACGCTGAGCCTCAGACCTGCAGCCAGTCTCTCCATCAGCCTATCCAGCAGATTCCTCTTCCTCAGGAGGATATAGAGAAGAGCACACTTCAACCAGTGTGTCccagcacactgacagaggggCAGCAGGAGCCTCTCAGTCTGGTGAAAAGAAGACCACCAGAGCACTGTCAGCCTGTAAACATCACTGAG CGAGGAGCCGAGAATAGACATGCCCGGCCTGCACGACGGCGGTGGGGCCAAACATCTTTCAGGTCGGTGGACAGTTGGGACGACAGTGACGATAAAGACACCGGCGTTTCCATCTCCAAAAAACCCACCATCACTTCTCTGAGGAACAGCTGTCG ATTTTCAGAGTCAAAGAACAACAGAGGATCAAAACTGCCAAGCAACAACGGACTGAGCCGAGATGACTCCAACACCATGTCAGCCAAGCAGCACTACCTCCACCAGTCCAGATATATGCCTG GCATAAATCCAAAAAGCACCTCCTCAGTAAGAGGCCAAGTGTCCAGCAGAAAGCTGGGAGTGTCCTCGTGTTTATCCAGAGGACACGGCCTGGAGATCCCTCTCAGGAGAG ATTCCTTTGTGAGCAGCTCCAACACCAAGACGTTCATGACACCTTTACAAAAAACCGAAACAGGAGCAGCCCGACAGAGGGTTATACTGGCACCCATAGGAGACGCCTCTGCTG TCGATCTGTCGTCTGCTGCTGATCTGAGAGTGGAGCCGCAAACCAAACCATTGAAAAGCAAAACCTTAAACAAGCTGGCACCCTCAAATGAAG AGTATGAAGGATGGAAAAGCAGGAAACTGAATTCTCAGGTCTTTGGATTCATCACCAGCACTCCAGCGAAGACCAGCCTCTCCAGGAGCTCAAACTCTCAGCCAGTGACCGGACGAGTAGACTGGACCGCCAAATACAGCGGCCGCCGGTAG
- the LOC101481758 gene encoding serine/threonine-protein kinase MAK isoform X4, whose translation MTSVWDCQGSSLKESQGSVWMINRYTTLKQLGDGTYGSVLLGKSNETGELVAIKRMKRKFYSWDECLNLREVKSLKKLNHANVVKLKEVIRENDYLYFVFEYMKENLYQLMKEREDQMFSENEIRNILFQVLSGLAFVHKHGYFHRDLKPENILCMGPELVKIADFGLAREIRSQPPYTDYVSTRWYRAPEVLLRSNSYSSPIDIWAVGCIMAELYTLTPLFPGNSEVDEILKICQVLGTLKKLDWPEGFNLAASMNFRFPKCAPTSLRSLIPNASDDAITLMKDMLQWDPEKRPSASQALRYPYFYVGQTLGAPLKHSEQQAQKKISETAADLKPLSLCKPHLDPCELVTTHAEPQTCSQSLHQPIQQIPLPQEDIEKSTLQPVCPSTLTEGQQEPLSLVKRRPPEHCQPVNITERGAENRHARPARRRWGQTSFRSVDSWDDSDDKDTGVSISKKPTITSLRNSCRFSESKNNRGSKLPSNNGLSRDDSNTMSAKQHYLHQSRYMPDSFVSSSNTKTFMTPLQKTETGAARQRVILAPIGDASAVDLSSAADLRVEPQTKPLKSKTLNKLAPSNEEYEGWKSRKLNSQVFGFITSTPAKTSLSRSSNSQPVTGRVDWTAKYSGRR comes from the exons atgaCCAGCGTCTGGGATTGTCAGGGTTCCTCACTGAAGGAGAGCCAGGGCTCTGTGTGGATGATTAACCGCTACACCACACTCAAGCAGCTCGGGGACGGCACGTATGGCAGTGTGCTCCTGGGCAAGAGCAATGAGACTGGTGAGCTGGTGGCCATAAAGAG GATGAAGAGGAAGTTTTATTCCTGGGACGAATGCTTAAACCTAAGAGAAGTGAAG TCACTGAAGAAGCTGAACCATGCCAATGTGGTGAAACTGAAGGAAGTCATCAGAGAAAATGACTACCTCTACTTTGTCTTTGAGTATATGAAAGAAAACCTCTATCAGCTCATGAAAGAACG AGAagatcagatgttttcagaaaaTGAGATAAGGAACATTTTGTTCCAGGTATTATCTGGCTTAGCATTTGTGCATAAGCACG GGTATTTCCATCGTGATCTGAAGCCGGAGAACATACTGTGCATGGGCCCGGAGCTCGTGAAGATCGCAGATTTTGGCCTAGCAAGAGAAATCCGCTCGCAACCACCTTACACAGATTATGTGTCCACAAGATG GTACCGGGCCCCTGAGGTTCTGCTCAGGTCCAACTCTTACAGCTCTCCCATCGACATCTGGGCAGTGGGCTGCATCATGGCAGAGCTGTACACCCTGACACCTTTGTTCCCAGGAAACAGCGAGGTGGACGAGATCTTAAAAATCTGTCAGGTGCTGGGAACGCTGAAGAAG TTGGACTGGCCTGAGGGCTTCAACCTCGCAGCCTCAATGAACTTCCGCTTCCCGAAGTGCGCTCCCACCAGCCTCAGGTCCCTGATTCCCAACGCCAGTGATGACGCGATCACGCTGATGAAAGACATGCTGCAGTGGGACCCTGAGAAAAGACCGAGTGCTTCTCAG GCTTTGAGGTATCCATACTTCTATGTAGGACAGACACTTGGTGCCCCACTAAAGCACTCAGAACAGCAGGCCCAGAAGAAGATTTCTGAGACAGCTGCAGATCTGAAGCCTCTGTCCCTCTGTAAGCCTCATCTGGACCCCTGCGAGCTTGTCACGACCCACGCTGAGCCTCAGACCTGCAGCCAGTCTCTCCATCAGCCTATCCAGCAGATTCCTCTTCCTCAGGAGGATATAGAGAAGAGCACACTTCAACCAGTGTGTCccagcacactgacagaggggCAGCAGGAGCCTCTCAGTCTGGTGAAAAGAAGACCACCAGAGCACTGTCAGCCTGTAAACATCACTGAG CGAGGAGCCGAGAATAGACATGCCCGGCCTGCACGACGGCGGTGGGGCCAAACATCTTTCAGGTCGGTGGACAGTTGGGACGACAGTGACGATAAAGACACCGGCGTTTCCATCTCCAAAAAACCCACCATCACTTCTCTGAGGAACAGCTGTCG ATTTTCAGAGTCAAAGAACAACAGAGGATCAAAACTGCCAAGCAACAACGGACTGAGCCGAGATGACTCCAACACCATGTCAGCCAAGCAGCACTACCTCCACCAGTCCAGATATATGCCTG ATTCCTTTGTGAGCAGCTCCAACACCAAGACGTTCATGACACCTTTACAAAAAACCGAAACAGGAGCAGCCCGACAGAGGGTTATACTGGCACCCATAGGAGACGCCTCTGCTG TCGATCTGTCGTCTGCTGCTGATCTGAGAGTGGAGCCGCAAACCAAACCATTGAAAAGCAAAACCTTAAACAAGCTGGCACCCTCAAATGAAG AGTATGAAGGATGGAAAAGCAGGAAACTGAATTCTCAGGTCTTTGGATTCATCACCAGCACTCCAGCGAAGACCAGCCTCTCCAGGAGCTCAAACTCTCAGCCAGTGACCGGACGAGTAGACTGGACCGCCAAATACAGCGGCCGCCGGTAG